A segment of the Sphingomonas kaistensis genome:
GCAGTAGCCGTTGCGCTTGGGGGTCGAGATGAAGTCCTTGAAGCGACCCGGCACCATCGGCCAGCGGCGCTGGATCAGGCCCAGCGCGCGATAGCATTCGTCGATGTCCTGGACGATCACCCGGAAGGCCATGACGTCGGACAATTGCTCGAAGCTGATGTGGCGCTCGGCCATCTTGCGCCAGATCGAATAGGGGTGCTTCTCGCGGCCCATGACCTCGGCCTCGAGGCCATTGTCGGCGAGGTGCAGTTGCAGGCCGAGGCCGATCCGGCTGACCAGGTCGCCGCCTTCGGAATGAAGCTGGGCGAGGCGGCGCGTGATCGAGGCATAGGCGTCCGGCTCCAGCTGCCGGAAGGCCAGGGTCTGCATCTCGTTCATGATCTCGTACATGCCGATCCGCTCGGCCAGCGGGGCATAGATATCCATCGTCTCGCGGGCGATGCGGCGGCGCTTGTCCTCGTTCTTGATGTGGTGGAGCGTGCGCATGTTGTGCAGCCGGTCGGCCAGCTTCACCAGCAGCACCCGGATGTCGCCGCTCAGCGCGAGCAGGAACTTGCGCAGGTTCTCGGCCGCCCGCTCATTCTCGGACTGGGCCTCGATCTTGCTGAGCTTGGTCACCCCGTCGACCAGCCGGGCGACATTGGCCCCGAACAATCGTTCCACCTCGTCGGGGGTGGCGACGGTATCCTCGATCGTGTCGTGGAGGATTCCGGTGACGATGGTCTCGTCGTCGAGCTTGAGATCGGTCAGGATGCCGGCCACCTCGATCGGGTGGCTGAAATAAGGATCGCCCGAGGCCCGGGTCTGCGAGCCATGCGCCTTCATCGAAAACACGTAGGCGCGGTTGATCAATCCCTCATCGGCATCGGGATCGTAGGAGCGAACCCGCTCGACCAGCTCATATTGGCGCAGCACCTGACCTATGTGGGCCGGGCGAGTGTCCTGTTGCAAGTGCGAAGTGCTGCGACTTTGGTGCAACAGGGGCGCGGTAGAGTTCCCCGATGCTAGTTACATCGCTGATTTTATGCTTTTCTTGCCTCGGCTCAACCAGTGGGGAAGTCGAGTGACGGCGCGTGATGCTGACCTGGTTGCCGCATTTCAGGCGTCTTCGGACGCCTGCCCGATCCCCGAGGCGGTGGCGATCATCGGCGAGCGATGGACCTGCCTGATCATCCGCGCGTCGCTGCTGGGGCTTTGTCATTTCGAGGAATTCCAGGCCTGCCTCGGCATTGCCCGCAATATCCTGTCCGACCGCCTCGGCCGGCTGGTCGCCGCGGGCATCCTCGCGCGGACGCCGGACCCTGCCGATGGACGACGCGTGATCTATGCGCTGACCGAGCGCGGCGCGGCGCTGGTTCCGGTGTTCGTGGCGATGCGCCAGTGGGCGCTTGACGCGGGTCTCGGCAAGCCGGGGCTGCCGACCCTTGCCGACCGCCGGCATCGCCAGCCGGTCGAGGGCGTCGCCATCGTGGCGCACGACGGCCGCTCGCTGGCGATCGACGATCTGATGTGGCTTGGGCCGGACGGCGAAGAGCTGGTGACGCCGGGGGCGTCGCGCGACAGCCGGGCAGTCGCAGCCTAGGCGCGCAGTCCGGAAGGCCACTCCCCGACGCCTGGCGGGGAGTGGATCACCTGCTTATTCGTAATCGCCGCCCGACGGGGTCGGACGCGGCGGCGCAGCGGCGGTGAGGCGGAGCGCTTCGGCCGATTCGCTGAGCGAGGCCAGCTCGTCGGTGGCATCCTCCTCGTCGATCTGGACGCGCTGCAGGCTGGAGATCAGCGACTCGTTCAGCTCCTTGGGGCGAACGGTTTCCTCGGCGATCTCGCGCAGGGCGACGACCGGGTTCTTGTCGCGATCGCGGTCGATGGTGAGGTCGGCGCCGCCCGAGATCTGCCGCGCGCGCTGGGCGGCAAGCAGGACGAGATCAAAGCGGTTCGAAACCTTGTCGACGCAATCTTCGACGGTGACGCGTGCCATCAGGCGTGGCCTTCCATTAGGAGCAAAGCTGAAAAGAGAGGGTCGTGCACCTAGGTGCTGACCGCTTTCGAGTCAAGGAAAGCAGCCAGCCGGCGCATGGCGCATGATGGCATCGACATGCTTGCGCTGACCGCCCGTAGGTTTACCGAGGAGCCATGTCCGACCTCCTCGAGCATCCGGTCGTGACCGCCCCTGCCGTGACGGCCGAGGTGGCGGGAAATCGGCTGACGTTGGTCGAAAGCGGAACCGAGCGGCTGAAGCTGCTGCTGCGGCTGATCGACGGGGCGACCCGGTCGGTGCGGCTGCTGTTCTACATGATGGACGCCGACGCGGTGGGCGAGGCGGTGCGCGACGCGCTGGTCCGGGCCGCGACACGAGGCTGCGCCGTCACCGTCATCCTTGACGGATTCGGGTCGGACATCCCGTCGGACTTCTTCGACCCGCTCAAGCAGGCGGGCGGGTCGAGCTGCCTGTTCAATCCGCGGATCGGGGTCCGCTACCTGCTGCGCAACCACCAGAAGCTGGTGGTGATCGACGACCGGGAGGCGATCACCGGGGGCGCCAACCTGACGGTCGACTATATGAGCGACCAGTCACCCGACCGCTGGCGCGACCTGTGGCTGCATGTCGAGGGACCGGCGGTAAGGGCGGCCGCGCGCTATTATGACGCGCTCCACGGCTGGACCGTGCGCACGGGCCCGAAGCTGCGCGAGCTGCGCCGGCTGCTGCACCGCCACAGCCAGCGCAAGGGCGCGCTGCAGTGGCAATATACCGGCCCGGTCCGGCGCGGCCATCCGTGGACCTTCGGAGTGGCCCGCGACCTGGCTGCGGCCAGCAGCCTCGACATGATCGCGGCCTATTTCTCGCCCCCCTTCGCGATGCTGCGCCGGTTGCGCCGGCTGGGCCGGCGCGGACAGGTGCGGATCATCACGGCCGCGCGATCCGACAACAATGCCACCATCGGGGCCGCGCGCCACACCTATCGCGGGCTGCTGCGCCACGGCGTCCGGATGTTCGAATATCAGCCCGAGAAGCTCCACACCAAGCTGCTGGTGATGGACGACGTGGTGCATATCGGGTCGGCCAATTTCGATTTCCGCAGCCTGTATCTCAACCTCGAGATGATGCTGCGGGTCGAGGATGCCGGCTTCGCCGCGCAGCTTCGCGACTATTTCGAGCGGCAGCTTGCTGAAGCGCAGGAGATCACGCCCGAACTGCACCGGCAGCGGGCGAACTGGTGGCTCAAGCTCAAGTGGGCGCTGTCGAACTTCCTGGTGACCGCGGTCGATTACACGGTGACGCGGCGCCTGAACTTCGGGCCAGAACGCTAGGCCGCCCGGCCGCTCGCGCGCTCAGGCTTCGTCGCGCCAGGCCCAGAACAGGGTCGCGGGGGGCACGTTGACCCATTCGAAGCCGCGGTCGATGCGGTCGAACACCGGCGCGATGAAGTCGCGAACCTTGGGGCTGAACTGATAGACCAGGAACGCGCCGCCGGGCCGGATCGCGCGCGCGGTGGCGGCGCCGATCGCATCGCCGATGCCGGGCGGAAGGGTCGAGAAAGGCAGGCCCGACAGGATGTAGTCGGCCTGCGGAAGTCCGCGTTCGCTCAGCACCTTTTCGACGTCGGTTGCGCTTGCGGTCACCGCGATCAGGCGCGGATCGTCGATTGTTTCCTTGAGGAAAGCGGTGAATTCGGGGTTGGTGTCGATGGTCACCAGCCGGGCATCCTCGGGCAGATGCTCGAGGATCACCCGGGTGAAGGTGCCGACCCCCGGGCCATATTCGACGAACAGCTTGGTCGTCGCCCAATCGACCGGTCCGAGCATCTTGTCGATCAGCCGGCGGCTCGACGGGATCACCGACCCGACCATCACCGGATTCTTGAAGAAGCCGCGCAGGAAGGCGAGCCGTTCGGATCCACCGCGACCGCGGCGGGCATGGCGACGCCGTTCCTTGATCGCGCGGGCAGAAGTGGCTTGCATGGAGGCTCCGGCTTTAGCGTCGGCAGATGGCCGGCAATGGCTCCAAGCAAATGCCCGCCGACTTGGCAAGTTCCGCGGGCTCGTTAGGAGCCGGATGATGAGCAATGTGCCGGTGAAGCGACAGAAGGTGGGCGGATCGGCGCTGACCAATCTCCATTTCCTGTTGCTCTACGCGGCGATGCTGGTGGCGGCGGCGGGCAACACCGCGCTGCAGTCGGTGATGCCCGCGATCGGCCGCGCGATCGGCATTGCCGATTTCTGGGTCGCCATCGCCTATACCTGGAGCGCGGTGCTGTGGGTGTGGCTGGCGCCGACCTGGGCGGAGAAGAGCGACCACCACGGGCGCAAGGCGCTGACCCAATTGGGGCTGGTCGGCTTCATCGTCTCGATGAGCTTGTGCGGGCTGGTGCTGATCGCGGGCCTGAAGGGGTGGACCGGCCCGGCGCTGACCTTCCTGCTGTTCGGGCTGTTCCGCGCGATCTACGGCGCGCTCGGCTGCGCCACGCCGAGTGCGACGCAGGCCTACCTGGCGGCACGGACCCGGCGTTCGGCGCGCACCGCGCAGCTGTCTGCTTTGTCCTCCTCGTTCGGCCTCGGAACGATCGTCGGACCGGCGCTTGCGCCGTTGTTCGTGCTTCCCTTCATCGGCTTGCCCGGGCCGCTGTTCGCCTTCGCCCTGATCGCGCTGGGGGTGGCGTTAGCGATCCAGTGGTGGCTGCCCGATGATCGCGGCAAGCTTGGCGACGGGCGCGGCGCGGCGATGAGCTATCCCAGCCTCGCCTCGATGATCACCGGCGCAAGCGTGCGCGCGGCGACCGCGCCGCAGCGGCAGAAAAGGCTGTCGTGGCGCGACGGACGGATCGGCCAGTGGATCGTCGCGGGAGTGGTCGCCGGCCACGCCCAGGCGGCGACGCTGACCTGCATCGGCTTCTTCATCATCGACGTGCTACGGATCGAGCCGCTGGGCGCCGAGCAGCCCATCGCCATCGTGATGATGGCCGGCGCCGGGGGCACCCTGGCGGCGCAATGGGGGTTGATCCCCAAGCTTGGCCTGGCACCCCGCGCGCTGATCGTCTGGGGATCGCTGATCGCCGCGCTGGGGCTTGGCGTCACGGCGGTGGCGAGCGACCTCTACGGGCTGGTGCTGGGGTTCGGCCTGGCCTCGATCGGTTTCGGCTTCACCCGGCCCGGCTTCACCGCCGGCGCCAGCCTCGCCGTCCCGCTTGCCGAGCAGGGCGCGGTGGCGGGCGTGATCACCAGCGCGAACGGTATCGCCTATGTGATCGCACCCGCGGCCGGGATGGCGCTCTACGCGCTCGACCCCCACCTGCCCTTCGCCATCGCCGTCCTGGTGGTCGTGGCGCTGGCCTGGTGGGGGCGCAAGCTCGGCTAGCTCTTGCCGCCCGGCTTGGGCGTCAGCATGCCCGGCGTGATGAAGCCGATGCCGCCGCGATCGGGGCGCACCGCATCGCTCTTCAGCGTGTCCGAGATGCGCTCATATTCGGTCAGCATCTCGGGCGTCACGGAAGCCCGCGTTTCCTTCAGCGCCTCGTCGAAATCGGCCATGCTGACCTCGGTGTTGGCAAGGTCGCGGCGCAGCGCGGTGAGGCCGGCGCGGCGGGTGAGGTCCTCGAGGTCGGCGCCGGTGAAGCGCTCGGTCCGGCGGGCGAGATCCTCGAGGTCGACATCGGCCGCGAGCGGCATCCGCTTGGCATGGATCGCCAGGATCCGGCGGCGGCCGGCGACGTCCGGCGGGCCGACATAGACCAGTTCGTCGAGGCGGCCCGGACGAAGCAGCGCGGGGTCGATGAGGTTGGGGCGATTGGTGGCGCCGATCAGCACTACGCCCTGTAATTCCTCCAGCCCGTCCATTTCGGCGAGGATGGTGTTGACCACCCGCTCGGTCACCTGCGGCTCGCCCATGCCGCCGCCACGCGCGGGGACCAGGCTGTCCAGTTCGTCGATGAAGATCACCGTCGGCGCGACCTGCCGGGCGCGGGCGAACAGGCGGCTGATCTGCTGCTCGCTTTCGCCATACCATTTGCTGAGGAGGTCGGACGACTTGATGGCGATAAAATTGGCCTGGCTTTCGCGTGCGGCGGCCTTGGCCAGCAAGGTCTTGCCGGTGCCGGGCGGGCCATAGAGCAGGAAGCCCTTGGCCGGACGGATGCCGAGCCGCTTGAAGGCGTCGGCATGCTTGAGCGGAAGCTCGATGCCTTCCTTCAATTTGTCCGCCGCGGCATCGAGGCCGCCGACATCGTCCCAGCCAACGGTCGGGACCTGCACCATCACCTCGCGCATGGCCGAGGGCTGGACCCGCTTCAGCGCATTGTCGAAATCGCTTGCGAGCACGCTCAGCCGGTCGAGCACCTCGGTCGGGATGGTCCCGTCGGCAAGGTTCAGTTCGGGCATGATCCGCCGCACCGCTTCAAGCGCCGCCTCGCGGGTCAGCGCGGCGAGGTCGGCACCAACGAAGCCGTAGGTGCGCCGCGACAAGCCATCGAGGTCGACGCCCTCGTCCAGCGGCATGCCGCGGGTGTGGATTCCGAGGATCTCGCGGCGGCCGGTTTCGTCGGGAACGCCGACCACGATCTCGCGGTCGAAGCGGCCCGGGCGGCGAAGCGCCTCGTCGATCGCGTCGGGGCGGTTGGTGGCGGCGATCACGACCAGGTTCTGGCGCGGTTCAAGCCCGTCCATCAGCGTCAGCAGCTGGGCGACCAGCCGCTTTTCCGCTTCGCCGGTGACCTTGTCGCGCTTGGGCGCGATCGAATCGATCTCGTCGATGAAGATGATCGAGGGCGCGGCCTGGCCGGCTTCCTCGAACAGCTCGCGCAGCTTCTTCTCCGATTCGCCATAGGCCGAGCCCATGATCTCGGGCCCGGCGATGTGGAAGAACTGGGCGTCGCTTTCGTTGGCGACCGCGCGTGCCAGCCGGGTCTTGCCGGTGCCGGGGGGCCCGTGCAGCAGCACGCCCTTGGGCGGATCGACGCCCAGCCGCTGGAACAGCTCGGGATGGCGCAGCGGAAGCTCGACCATCTCGCGCAGCGCGTCGATGGTGGCGCGCATGCCGCCGAGGTCGTCGTAGGTGACGTCGGCGCGGCGCTCGCCATGCTGCTCGGTATATTCGGGCAGGAGCTCTACCACGGTGCTGGCGTCGATGTGGACGATCCCGCGCGGGGTGGTGCTGACGACGCTGAGGCGGATTTCCTGCAGCGCGAAGGCGGGGGCATTGAGCAATTGCCGGACATGGTCGGGCATGTCGGCGTTGACCCGCTGGTGCCCGGCGGTGGCGATGGTGTCGCCGCTGGTCAGCGGACGCCCGGCGAAGCTGCGCTTCAGCGCTTCGGACGAGCCCTGCAGGCGGATGTTGTTCTGGGCCGGGGCGAACACCACCCGGGTCGCGGGCTTGGACTGGGCGACGCGCACCTCGACATAGTCGCCCGCGCCGACCCCGGCATTGGCGCGCTGCAGTCCGTCGAGGCGGATGATGTCGAGCCCTTCGTCGTCGCCATAGGGCCGCACCGCCAGCGCGGGGGTGGTGCGCTTGCCCTCGATCTCGATCACGTCGCCGTCCGACAGGCCAAGCTGGTCCATGATCGAGCGCGGCACCCGCGCGATCCCGCGGCCGCTGTCGGCGGGGGGCAGGTTGGCCACCTGCAGGCGGCGAATTTCGGTGTCCACGTCAGCCATTCATTGCTCCTCAGCTCCGCCAACGGCGAAGGTCCATCGCGGTTCAACGTGGGTGGAGGCCCGTCCAGAAAAAAGGGTAGCCGCCTACTTTAGCGCTCCGGCGATGCGGCGGATGAGGGCGCGCGGCAGGAACCGGGCGCCCTGCGCGCCGACCTTGTTCATCGCGCCGGGAATGACGATCGCCCTGTTCGCCGACAGTGCGGCGAGCCCGGCGGCGACGACCGGGCCGGGCCGTTCGGACAATTTCTCGAACGCGTCGCCGAGCTTCGGTTCGAACCCCGCCAGCTCACCGAATTCGGTGCTGGTCGGTCCCGGGCAAAGCGCGGTGACGTGTACGCCGGTGCCGCGCACTTCCTCGTGCAGCGCTTCGGTGAAGCTCAGCACAAAGGCCTTGGTCGCGAAATAGACGCCCATCCCGGGACCGGGCTGGAAGGCGGCGGTGGAGGCGACGTTGAGGATCCCCCCGCGGCCGCGTTCGATCATCGCGGGAAGGACGCCGCGGGTCAGTTCGGTCAGCACGCCGCAATTGAGGTCGATCATCTCCCGCAGCCGCCGCCCGTCTTGCTGCGCGATCCGTCCATGCAGCCCGAAACCGGCATTGTTGACCAGGCAGTCGACATGCTCGCCATGCGCGGCGACGTCGGCCAGCAGCCGGTCGGCGGCATCGGCTTGCGACAGGTCGAGGGCGACGGCCCGGGCGTTGCCGAGTTCGGCGGCAAGCGCCTCGATCCGGTCCCTGCGGCGGGCGACCAGCACCAGCCGGGCACCGGTGGCGGAAAGCTGGCGGGCGAAATGGACACCGAGGCCGGCCGATGCGCCGGTGATGAGAACGATGGGTGAGCTCATGGGGCAGGCTCCTCTGGCGCCGGACCGTCGGCTGTGAGACACTGGCGCCCGCTAGACGACAAGGGGGGCCCAAGTCGATGCAAGCGACTCCGACCGCGCCGATACAGGCGTCCGAGCGTCACCACATCCTCGATGCGTTGCGCGGCTGGGCGCTGGCCGGCGTGCTGCTGGCCAACATGGTCGTGTTCATCGGCTTCGGTTACGCCTCCGAGCCGGAGCGTGCCGCGGGGCTTGGCAGCGGGCTCAACGACCTCGCAGAGCTGCTGATCGAATGGCTGGTGGTGGGCAAGTTCTACTCGCTCTTCTCGCTTCTGTTCGGGATCGGCTTCGCGGTGCAGCTGGCCCGGCTGGAGGAAAGGGGCGAAGGGGCGGCGCGCTATATCAGGCGGCTGGCGATGCTGTTCCTGATCGGGCTGGCCCACCTGTTGCTGCTGTGGATGGGCGACATCCTTGCGCTGTACGCACTGATGGGCGGAGTATTGCTGCTGTTCCGCCGCGCGAGCGACCGTGCGCTGATCCGCTGGGCGGTGGCGCTGTGGCTGGTTCCGGTCGGCTGGTCGGCGCTGATCCACTTCGCCGGGATTAACCTGGCCGGTCCGATCTACGGCGCGGCGATGCAGGGCTTCGCGGCCGGCGGGGTCGACCTCAAGATGAGCCCGGCGACTTGGTTCAACGGCGCGGATTATCTCGACCAGCTGGCGCTGCATCCGACCGAAATGCTGCTGCGGATCGCCGACCTCACCTACCAGATGCGGCCCGCCAAGGTGCTCGGCATGTTCCTGATCGGATTGTGGATCGGCCGGCGCGGCCTCTTCGCGGCGAGCCCGGCGATGCGGCCGCTGCTGGTGCGGAGCGCGCGGATCGGGATCGGGATCGGGCTGCCGCTGGCCTTCGTGCGGGCGGTTCTGCACATGACGGCGGGCGAGAACGGAGCGCTGCGGTTCGCCGAGGAAGCGCTCTATTGCGTGTCGACGCCGCTGCTCGCGCTGGGTTATGCCGCCGCCTTCACCTTGCTGTGGAACGGCGGCGCGCCAAAGGTGCTGGGATGGCCGGCGGCGGCGGGGCGGATGGCGCTTACCAACTACCTGTCGCAGTCGTTGATCCAGACCCTGCTGTTCACCGGCGCCGGCCTGGCGCTGGGCAATGTGTTCGGGCTGGCGTTCGTGCTGCCGATCACGGCGGCGATCTTCGGGTGCCAGGTTGCCTTCAGCCGCTGGTGGCTGGCGCGGTTCCGCTTCGGACCGGGGGAATGGCTGTGGCGCAGCGCGACCTACGGCCGGGCGCAGCCGATGCGGCTGGCCCGGCCCGGAGGAATTGCGGCCGCTTAGGCGACGGTCGCCTTGACGATGGTGCCGGGCGCGCGCGGCGGCTCGCCGACCGGAAGCGCGTCGACATGCTCCATGCCGCTCTCGACCTGGCCCCAGACGGTGTACTGCTTGTCGAGGAAGCGGGCATCGTCAAAGCAGATGAAGAACTGGCTGTTGGCGGTGTTGGGCTGGTTGGTGCGCGCCATCGAGCAGGTGCCGCGCACGTGCGGCTCGGCGTTGAACTCAGCCTTGAGGTCGGGGAGGTCGCTGCCGCCCATGCCGGTGCCGGTCGGGTCACCGCCCTGCGCCATGAAGCCGGGGATGACGCGGTGGAACTCGACCCCGTCGTAGAAGCCCTGCCCGGCAAGCTGCGCGATGCGCTCGACATGGCCGGGCGCGAGGTCGGGGCGCAGCTTAATCACGACGTCGCCGCCGCTGGACAGGGTGAGGGTGAGGGTCTGGGGCGCGTCGGCCATACTCAATGCTCCTGTTGGGAAGGGTTGCCGGGCACTTAGGGGTTGAGACGGTGCAGCGCTACCCCGAGGGGTGACAAGCGCAGCGGTCCGTGACAGGAGCGGCGCGGGCATCACCTAGGGTAACAAGCGGGAGGCAAGAGCATGAGCGAGCGCGATCCGCTTGATGCCGTGCTGACCGCGGACCTTGCGCCCGATCAGGCTGTGGATGCCGAGGTGCTGGATGCCGAGGACCGGCTCCGCCCCGACTTCGTCGAGCGGGTGCTCGACGCGGTCGATGCCGGCGATGCCGAAACCGCCCGGACGCTGGTCGAGCCGCTCCACCCCGCAGACGTCGCCGACCTCATCGAGCTTGCCCGCGCCGACGAGCGCGAAGGGCTGGTGGCGGCGCTGGCCGGGCTGGTCGATGCCGAGGTGCTGGCCGAGCTCAATGAGCACGTGCGCGAGATCCTCGTCTCCGAAATGTCGCCGGAGCGGGTGGCCGAGCTTGCTGGCGAGCTCGACACCGACGACGCCGTCGCGATCATCGAGGATCTCGAGGAGGACGACCAGCGTGCGGTGCTTCGGGCGATGGAGCCCGACGACCGCGCGGCGATCGAGGAAGCGCTCACCTACGGCGAGGAGACCGCCGGCCGTCTGATGCAGCGCGACCTGATCGCGGTGCCGGAACATTGGAACGTCGGTCAGGTGATCGATTATCTCCGCTCGGACGCGGAGCTGGCCAACGATTTCTGGGAAGTGTTCGTGGTGTCGCCCAGCCACCATCCGGTCGGCACCTGCAAGCTGTCGGTTATCCTCCGCTCGCCCCGGGCCACCAGCGTCGCCGACATCATGGCGCTGGAGCAGACCCTGATCCCGGTCGACATGGACCAGGAAGACGTCGCGCTGCGGTTCCAGAAATATGCGCTGGTTTCAGCCGCGGTGATCGACGCGAGCGGGCGGCTGGTCGGCATGATTACTGTCGACGACATCGTCCACATCATCCAGGCCGAGGCGAGCGAAGACGTGCTGTTGCTGTCCGGCGCAGGCGAGGGCGACATCAACGAGCCGGTGCTCGACAGCTACAAGGCGCGCGTCCGGTGGTTGATCGCCAATCTGCTGACGGCGTTGCTCGCCTCCACAATCATCCGCCTGTTCGAAGGCTCGATCGAGCGGCTGGCGATCCTTGCCGCGCTGATGCCGATCGTCGCGGGCGTCGGCGGCAATGCCGGGACCCAGACGCTGGCGGTGACCGTGCGCGCACTCGCCACCAACCAGCTGACCGGCTCCAACCGCTGGCGCGCGGTCGGGCGCGAGATGCGGGTGGCACTGATGAACGGGCTGACCGTCGCGACCCTGGTCGGGATTGCGGTGACGCTGATCCTCGGCTCAGGGCAGCTCGGCGGGGTGATCGCCGCGGCGATGCTGTTCAACGTTCTGATCGCGGGCTTCGCGGGCGTGCTGGTGCCGCTGACCATGGAGCGGTGGGGCGCAGACCCGGCGGTGGCGAGCTCGATCTTCGTCACCATGGTGACCGATTCGATGGGCTTCCTGCTGTTCCTCGGCCTTGCGACCGCGGTTGGCCTGACCGGGTGACCTTGGCGCAAGCCCTTCCACCAACTACTTATTCCAGCGTGCCGTTACATTTGACCAAGGTCGCCGTTGGCTGCCGCACCATCGAATCGCTCGAGAAGAGGATCGCCACGCGGGCGTCGGGCGGCGAGATGCGGGTGGTGACCCGGATGCGGCCCAAGCGAATGGCCGAGATCGTCGAGGGCGGCGCGCTCTACTGGATCGTCAAGCACCGGCTGGTCGGCTGCCAGACCATCCTTCGCTTTGAGGATCGCACCGACGGGCGGCTCGACATCGTCTGCGCCGACCACCTGCTGGCGATCCCGCAAACCCCCAAGCGCGGGCACCAGGGCTGGCGCTACCTGGCGCATGAGGACGCACCGCGACCGGGCGACAATGACGACAGCGGGCTCAGCCTGCTGCCGCCCTCGCTCTATGGACGATTGTCCGCCCTGGCCCTGCTCTAGCGCGGCAGGGGCAGGCGGCGGACGGGCGGCTTACATGCCCTGCTTGAAGCCCTTGCCCTGCAGCTCTTCGTAATTGGCCTTGTTGTCCTCGCGGCTCTCCTGCCACTGAGCGCGCGACATGCAGACCCGCTCGTACCGGGCGTTGGAGCCGGTCACCGGCACGCGGCGGCAGACGATCTTGTCGGTGACGGCGTTCATGGCGACGGTCTTGGTCGAGGCGGCGACCCCGGCCGGAAGCGTCCAGGCGATCTCACCCCGGTGGGTGCTGCTGCCCGATCCGACGCCCGCGTTGGTGCCGAACGCCGCATGCTGGGTGATCACGGTGCAGGTTTCCGCATCGAGGCGCGGAAAGCCGCTGCTCTTCACGACCTGGCAGGACGTCGGATGGCCGGCCTTGTCGAGCGCTACCTCGAACCCGACCACGCCCTGCTCGCCAGCGGCAAGGGCGCGCGGCGGGTAGAGCTTCTGGAGGACCGCGGCATTGCCGATATCCGTGCGCGCCGTCTCAGCCATCGCGGGCATGGTGGTGGCGAGGGTGAGGGCGAGTACGGCAACAACACGCATGACAGTCTCCGGAGTAATGGGTTCGATCTTGGGAAGTGTGTCGAAGAGCTGGTGAAGCGGGACGAGCCCGCCCGGGCTTACATGCCCTGCTTCCACCCCTTGCCCTGAAGTTCCTCGAAATTGGCCTTGCTGTCCAGCCGCGCTTCATCCCACTGCGCGGGGGTCATGCAGACACGTTCGTACCCGGCGATGGTGCCGGACTTGACGAAGCGCCGGCAGGTGACCTTGGCGGGCGCCTGGACGACGGCCGCAGCGAGCTTGGAGGCGACGGCGCCGGACGGCAGGGTCCAGGCGATCGTGCCCTTGTGCGTGCTGGAGCGCGATCCGACGCCCTCGTTGGTGCCGAACACCGCATGCTGCGTGATGACGGTGCAGGTTTCCTCGTCGAGCCGCGGGAAGCCGCTGGACTGGGTCACCTGGCAGGAGGTTGGATGGCCCGCCTTATCGAGCGCGACTTCGAAACCCACCACGCCTTGCTCGCCGGCGGCAAGTGCGCGTGCCGGGTAGAGCTTCTGGATCACCGCCGCGTTCTCGAGGTCGGCGCGCTGCGCCTGGGCGGCGAAGGGGACCGCGATGGTCAGCGCAAGTCCAAGAAGAAGGGTTCGACTCATCACGGGCCTCCAGTGATTACCGATGCTACAATAACCGAGATTAGATTGTTTGAGAATATCATCGGCAACCGCTGACGGTGGCGGCGCCGGTGACCTTCTGGATGCAGGCGACCGGGCTTTGCAGGGTGACGGTGGCGGCCCCGCTGGCGGTGAGGTTGACGGTGCGGC
Coding sequences within it:
- a CDS encoding peptidylprolyl isomerase gives rise to the protein MADAPQTLTLTLSSGGDVVIKLRPDLAPGHVERIAQLAGQGFYDGVEFHRVIPGFMAQGGDPTGTGMGGSDLPDLKAEFNAEPHVRGTCSMARTNQPNTANSQFFICFDDARFLDKQYTVWGQVESGMEHVDALPVGEPPRAPGTIVKATVA
- a CDS encoding DUF418 domain-containing protein, giving the protein MQATPTAPIQASERHHILDALRGWALAGVLLANMVVFIGFGYASEPERAAGLGSGLNDLAELLIEWLVVGKFYSLFSLLFGIGFAVQLARLEERGEGAARYIRRLAMLFLIGLAHLLLLWMGDILALYALMGGVLLLFRRASDRALIRWAVALWLVPVGWSALIHFAGINLAGPIYGAAMQGFAAGGVDLKMSPATWFNGADYLDQLALHPTEMLLRIADLTYQMRPAKVLGMFLIGLWIGRRGLFAASPAMRPLLVRSARIGIGIGLPLAFVRAVLHMTAGENGALRFAEEALYCVSTPLLALGYAAAFTLLWNGGAPKVLGWPAAAGRMALTNYLSQSLIQTLLFTGAGLALGNVFGLAFVLPITAAIFGCQVAFSRWWLARFRFGPGEWLWRSATYGRAQPMRLARPGGIAAA
- a CDS encoding energy transducer TonB, with protein sequence MSRTLLLGLALTIAVPFAAQAQRADLENAAVIQKLYPARALAAGEQGVVGFEVALDKAGHPTSCQVTQSSGFPRLDEETCTVITQHAVFGTNEGVGSRSSTHKGTIAWTLPSGAVASKLAAAVVQAPAKVTCRRFVKSGTIAGYERVCMTPAQWDEARLDSKANFEELQGKGWKQGM
- a CDS encoding SDR family NAD(P)-dependent oxidoreductase, with the protein product MSSPIVLITGASAGLGVHFARQLSATGARLVLVARRRDRIEALAAELGNARAVALDLSQADAADRLLADVAAHGEHVDCLVNNAGFGLHGRIAQQDGRRLREMIDLNCGVLTELTRGVLPAMIERGRGGILNVASTAAFQPGPGMGVYFATKAFVLSFTEALHEEVRGTGVHVTALCPGPTSTEFGELAGFEPKLGDAFEKLSERPGPVVAAGLAALSANRAIVIPGAMNKVGAQGARFLPRALIRRIAGALK
- a CDS encoding energy transducer TonB; the protein is MRVVAVLALTLATTMPAMAETARTDIGNAAVLQKLYPPRALAAGEQGVVGFEVALDKAGHPTSCQVVKSSGFPRLDAETCTVITQHAAFGTNAGVGSGSSTHRGEIAWTLPAGVAASTKTVAMNAVTDKIVCRRVPVTGSNARYERVCMSRAQWQESREDNKANYEELQGKGFKQGM
- a CDS encoding DUF1489 family protein → MTKVAVGCRTIESLEKRIATRASGGEMRVVTRMRPKRMAEIVEGGALYWIVKHRLVGCQTILRFEDRTDGRLDIVCADHLLAIPQTPKRGHQGWRYLAHEDAPRPGDNDDSGLSLLPPSLYGRLSALALL
- the mgtE gene encoding magnesium transporter; this translates as MSERDPLDAVLTADLAPDQAVDAEVLDAEDRLRPDFVERVLDAVDAGDAETARTLVEPLHPADVADLIELARADEREGLVAALAGLVDAEVLAELNEHVREILVSEMSPERVAELAGELDTDDAVAIIEDLEEDDQRAVLRAMEPDDRAAIEEALTYGEETAGRLMQRDLIAVPEHWNVGQVIDYLRSDAELANDFWEVFVVSPSHHPVGTCKLSVILRSPRATSVADIMALEQTLIPVDMDQEDVALRFQKYALVSAAVIDASGRLVGMITVDDIVHIIQAEASEDVLLLSGAGEGDINEPVLDSYKARVRWLIANLLTALLASTIIRLFEGSIERLAILAALMPIVAGVGGNAGTQTLAVTVRALATNQLTGSNRWRAVGREMRVALMNGLTVATLVGIAVTLILGSGQLGGVIAAAMLFNVLIAGFAGVLVPLTMERWGADPAVASSIFVTMVTDSMGFLLFLGLATAVGLTG